One part of the Novipirellula aureliae genome encodes these proteins:
- a CDS encoding PD-(D/E)XK nuclease family transposase, translating into MPLRIKPTVDFAFKKIFGSPENDIALIGLLNAILDFERPIEAVEILNPFSYQEFSD; encoded by the coding sequence ATGCCTCTAAGAATTAAGCCCACCGTTGACTTTGCCTTCAAAAAAATCTTTGGATCTCCGGAGAACGACATCGCGTTGATTGGATTGCTCAATGCGATCTTGGATTTTGAGCGACCGATTGAAGCGGTGGAGATTCTGAATCCATTCAGTTATCAAGAATTTTCCGACA
- a CDS encoding sensor histidine kinase: protein MKKPWQIWTLFCVCLLAIVIAMSWLSLKTIRLDGLRESDRAETEMARREAELQERISSALYRMDLKMLPLVIHEAARPPYFYRFPSEIHSPSANLVLLRFQIDAQNNISSPDSMRQQTLSQIQLADQAFDYQTLLRQSTEMDHAEPNNSLATSAPPLNYDNKIDAQLSRGTKRVNEDYSQRRLSTLELTQQSLLNNSLSYGLQMTENNTPLPTKSNALQAVPMQPTWMNGKLIFVRRVDDENGMVFQCCWLNWQEIEHELQNEVAELLPNVQFEAITPNTQLKIGTALTTIPVQLVIDRPAMLARLAMDLPATARSSAFSISLLAAWCCLGLAALASALLLRGVLRLSERRAAFVSAVTHELRTPLTTFRMYSEMLADGMVPPEKSKQYANTLKVQADRLSHLVENVLLFAKLERSSARIHSETVTVEGLISRFSCRLMERADDSQMRLVIEVPPSVAIVPLSTQPAVIEQILFNLVDNACKYAQSSADNRIILSVGPAANRIQFRVQDFGPGITSVDRKRLYEPFHQSRTAKANAVAGVGLGLALCDRMAKSIAGRLFDKDCSTGAVFILELPSG, encoded by the coding sequence GTGAAAAAGCCCTGGCAAATCTGGACGCTGTTTTGCGTTTGCCTGCTGGCGATTGTCATCGCCATGTCTTGGCTCAGCTTGAAGACCATTCGCCTTGATGGCCTTCGTGAATCTGACAGAGCAGAAACCGAAATGGCACGCCGCGAAGCAGAACTGCAAGAGCGAATCAGCAGCGCGTTGTACCGCATGGATTTGAAAATGTTGCCATTGGTCATTCATGAAGCAGCTCGACCACCGTACTTCTACCGGTTCCCCTCGGAGATCCATTCTCCTTCCGCAAACTTGGTGTTGCTGCGATTCCAGATTGACGCCCAAAACAACATTTCCTCTCCTGACTCGATGCGTCAGCAAACCCTATCGCAGATCCAACTCGCGGACCAGGCCTTTGACTACCAAACGCTATTGCGTCAGAGCACTGAGATGGACCATGCCGAACCGAACAACTCACTGGCAACTTCGGCTCCACCATTGAACTACGACAACAAAATTGACGCACAGCTTTCACGCGGTACAAAACGTGTCAATGAAGACTATAGTCAACGTCGTCTTTCGACGTTGGAGTTGACGCAGCAAAGTTTGTTAAACAACAGTCTGAGCTACGGCCTTCAAATGACGGAAAACAATACCCCCTTGCCGACAAAATCGAATGCGTTGCAAGCAGTCCCGATGCAACCCACTTGGATGAATGGCAAGTTAATCTTTGTTCGTCGAGTCGACGACGAAAACGGAATGGTGTTCCAGTGTTGTTGGTTGAATTGGCAGGAAATCGAACATGAACTGCAAAACGAAGTCGCGGAGTTATTGCCGAATGTACAGTTTGAAGCGATAACGCCCAATACGCAACTGAAGATCGGCACGGCACTGACGACCATCCCCGTCCAACTCGTAATCGACCGGCCAGCGATGTTGGCCCGCCTTGCAATGGATTTGCCAGCTACCGCTAGAAGCTCAGCCTTTTCGATATCCCTTTTGGCCGCTTGGTGCTGCTTGGGTCTCGCCGCACTCGCATCGGCATTGCTGCTGCGTGGAGTATTGCGATTGAGTGAACGGCGAGCGGCGTTCGTGTCCGCGGTGACGCATGAACTGCGCACCCCTCTGACCACATTTCGTATGTATTCCGAAATGTTGGCCGATGGAATGGTACCACCAGAAAAGTCAAAACAGTATGCCAACACGCTAAAGGTTCAAGCAGATCGGTTGTCGCATTTAGTCGAAAATGTCCTGCTGTTTGCGAAACTGGAGCGAAGTTCTGCGAGAATTCATAGCGAGACCGTAACGGTAGAAGGATTAATAAGCCGCTTTTCCTGTCGTTTGATGGAGCGAGCAGACGACAGTCAAATGCGATTGGTGATCGAAGTTCCTCCGTCGGTTGCCATCGTGCCCCTGTCAACTCAACCTGCTGTCATTGAACAGATTCTCTTCAACCTTGTAGACAACGCTTGTAAATACGCTCAATCGTCGGCGGACAATCGCATCATTCTTTCTGTTGGGCCAGCAGCGAATCGAATCCAATTCCGCGTACAAGATTTTGGCCCAGGAATCACGTCGGTCGATCGTAAACGTCTGTACGAGCCGTTTCACCAATCGCGTACCGCCAAGGCTAATGCGGTTGCGGGTGTAGGTCTTGGCTTGGCCCTGTGCGATCGAATGGCCAAGTCAATCGCTGGACGACTGTTTGACAAAGACTGCTCAACCGGCGCGGTGTTCATTTTGGAATTGCCGAGCGGTTGA
- a CDS encoding response regulator transcription factor: protein MTERLTILTIEDDSAIRCGIVDALQFSGYNTIESGDGPSGKQQAIQCTYDLLLLDLGLPGLSGMEILRSVRKLRLAKPVIVLTAKGEEADRVQGLREGADDYVVKPFSIKELVARVEAVLRRSTEMSKLAPIHFAHGVIDFDRRELRYRDGMRSELSERETLLLKYLVANLGRAISRDELLTNVWQLTPKGISTRTIDMHIARLREKLRDNTDPPSIILTVRGTGYMWTAHSLEAKQ from the coding sequence ATGACGGAACGATTGACTATTCTGACCATCGAAGACGATTCCGCGATCCGTTGCGGAATCGTCGATGCGTTGCAGTTCAGTGGTTACAATACCATCGAGTCAGGTGACGGTCCGAGCGGTAAACAGCAAGCGATTCAATGCACCTACGACTTGCTTCTATTGGATCTCGGTTTGCCAGGATTGTCAGGAATGGAAATTTTGCGTTCCGTTCGTAAGCTGCGGCTTGCAAAGCCAGTGATCGTTCTGACGGCGAAAGGTGAGGAGGCCGATCGTGTGCAGGGGCTTCGCGAAGGAGCCGATGATTACGTCGTGAAACCATTCAGCATAAAAGAGTTGGTCGCGCGTGTGGAAGCGGTCCTGCGCCGCTCGACCGAAATGTCTAAACTTGCCCCCATTCACTTTGCACATGGAGTGATCGATTTCGACAGGCGAGAGCTTCGTTATCGCGATGGGATGCGATCGGAACTGTCCGAGAGAGAAACTCTTCTACTAAAATACCTCGTTGCAAATCTTGGCAGAGCGATTTCACGAGATGAGTTGCTGACCAATGTTTGGCAATTAACACCAAAAGGGATCAGCACTCGCACGATTGATATGCACATCGCACGCTTGCGAGAAAAGTTGCGCGACAATACGGATCCACCATCGATCATCTTGACCGTTCGTGGAACAGGCTACATGTGGACAGCCCATTCGCTCGAGGCCAAACAGTGA
- a CDS encoding DUF4139 domain-containing protein, translated as MTVASRLDLKTERVVVFKDGYCLVVKQGKATTDADGVAYTDDVPDAAVLGSFWAVPEKGTIQSLVAGWVDTESTMARELNCTNIMEVVKSNLGKACSLEVDQERIEGRLLKILSNDELANNLSAANFNDPSDSMRLSSQLSASQSTRSLGSRTATTSISDVGGEYFLLRTQSGDMMIRADMVRNLTIENMNSLIEKTMITKSRHKRLTMKFAQANAEVNVNLMYFRPDVRWIPTYRINLTGQALAPGKDPSPEKQASQQQKAEMIMQGEILNEAEDFTNVPFHVVVGVPNFRFRTIPSPIVLEATLRNSLAQAAPSIMGRGNHLMSNAVFTQQISDFRSRPATQDETTAIDLPDELNGKGGNDMFVYQLAPMTLRRGERAIVPILHTDIAYRDIYTWDIQMTHSENFVASTVDSPSPLRLSEARVWRQVELVNNSNVPWTTGAAMIVDEMQPLAQELLTYTSPGSSCRVPVTVSVDLRGKAEDTETGRELKVLSWRGHDYARVTGKIEAELTNQKKEPVTLAVQLRFGGKATKLSDNGKVVLEAYHAEDWHEQRGDPINNSSVIRWTETILPGESFKPTVDYEYYLRY; from the coding sequence TTGACGGTTGCATCTCGCTTGGATTTGAAAACGGAGCGAGTGGTGGTTTTCAAGGATGGTTACTGTTTGGTTGTCAAGCAAGGCAAGGCAACGACCGACGCAGACGGTGTCGCTTATACGGATGATGTTCCCGATGCTGCCGTACTTGGATCCTTTTGGGCTGTACCGGAAAAGGGAACGATCCAGTCGCTTGTTGCAGGGTGGGTCGACACCGAATCAACAATGGCTCGGGAGTTGAATTGCACGAACATTATGGAGGTTGTCAAGTCGAACTTGGGTAAAGCTTGTTCGCTAGAGGTCGATCAGGAACGAATAGAAGGAAGGCTCCTGAAAATTCTGTCGAATGACGAGTTGGCTAACAACTTGTCCGCAGCCAACTTTAACGACCCAAGTGACTCGATGCGGTTGTCTTCCCAGTTATCCGCTTCCCAGTCCACACGATCACTTGGCTCACGAACCGCAACGACCTCGATCAGTGACGTTGGAGGAGAGTACTTTTTGCTTCGGACTCAATCGGGCGACATGATGATTCGCGCCGACATGGTACGCAATCTAACGATCGAAAACATGAACAGTTTGATCGAGAAGACGATGATCACAAAATCACGACACAAGCGATTGACGATGAAATTCGCTCAAGCCAATGCGGAAGTCAATGTTAACTTGATGTACTTTCGACCCGATGTCCGCTGGATTCCGACTTATCGCATCAACCTGACCGGTCAAGCCCTTGCTCCTGGAAAGGACCCGTCGCCCGAAAAACAAGCTAGCCAGCAACAAAAAGCGGAAATGATAATGCAAGGTGAAATTTTAAATGAGGCCGAAGACTTTACCAACGTTCCTTTTCATGTCGTTGTTGGCGTACCAAATTTTCGCTTTCGCACGATTCCCTCGCCGATCGTGCTCGAAGCGACGCTGCGGAATTCACTTGCACAAGCCGCACCAAGCATCATGGGAAGGGGCAATCATTTGATGTCCAACGCAGTTTTTACTCAACAGATTTCTGATTTCCGAAGTCGTCCAGCCACGCAAGATGAAACAACTGCGATCGATTTGCCCGATGAGTTGAACGGCAAGGGCGGCAATGACATGTTCGTCTATCAACTCGCCCCGATGACGCTTAGACGTGGCGAGCGGGCAATCGTGCCAATCTTGCATACGGACATCGCCTATCGCGATATCTACACTTGGGATATCCAAATGACTCATTCGGAAAATTTTGTTGCCTCCACTGTTGATTCACCTTCACCATTGCGACTTAGCGAGGCAAGGGTTTGGCGCCAAGTGGAACTAGTCAACAACTCCAATGTCCCCTGGACGACCGGTGCCGCGATGATCGTTGATGAGATGCAGCCACTAGCTCAAGAATTGCTTACCTACACTTCGCCGGGAAGCTCGTGCCGAGTTCCGGTGACGGTCTCCGTTGACCTGCGTGGCAAAGCAGAGGACACTGAAACGGGGCGTGAGTTAAAAGTACTTTCATGGCGAGGGCACGATTATGCTCGTGTCACTGGAAAGATCGAAGCGGAGTTGACCAACCAAAAGAAGGAGCCCGTGACGTTGGCCGTCCAGTTGCGATTTGGCGGAAAAGCGACGAAGCTATCCGATAATGGGAAGGTAGTGCTAGAAGCTTACCACGCAGAGGATTGGCATGAACAACGAGGCGACCCGATCAACAACAGCAGTGTGATCCGCTGGACCGAGACGATCCTACCGGGCGAGTCTTTCAAACCAACGGTCGATTACGAATACTACCTGCGATATTGA
- the deoC gene encoding deoxyribose-phosphate aldolase encodes MASEFTYLDISKMIDHALLAPTLTTSDLEAGVALARAYDVASVCIMPYAVKRCAELLSGSTVKTSTTIGFPHGGNMTSTKRTEAEQAIADGCEELDMVVNISKVLSEDWDYVRQDIAAVIELAHAEQQKVKVIFENCFLQEEHKIRLCEICGELSADWVKTSTGFGTSGATIEDLVLMRKYSPNHVEVKAAGGIRDYATMLKVREIGVSRVGASQTKMMLDECRSKLGLPAIAVQDRPTSSGY; translated from the coding sequence ATGGCCTCGGAATTTACCTATCTCGACATTTCCAAAATGATCGACCATGCACTATTGGCTCCCACTTTGACGACCTCGGACTTAGAGGCAGGCGTTGCTTTGGCCCGAGCGTATGATGTTGCCAGTGTTTGCATCATGCCGTATGCCGTCAAACGGTGTGCCGAACTGCTCTCGGGAAGCACTGTGAAAACATCCACGACGATCGGATTTCCACACGGTGGCAACATGACATCCACCAAACGAACCGAAGCGGAACAGGCGATTGCCGATGGATGTGAAGAACTCGACATGGTCGTCAATATCTCGAAGGTTCTAAGCGAAGATTGGGACTACGTGCGTCAAGACATCGCAGCGGTCATTGAGCTGGCTCACGCAGAGCAGCAAAAAGTGAAAGTGATTTTCGAAAACTGTTTTTTGCAAGAGGAACACAAAATCCGGCTCTGTGAAATTTGTGGCGAGCTCAGTGCGGATTGGGTCAAAACATCGACCGGATTTGGGACCAGCGGTGCTACGATCGAGGATTTGGTTTTGATGCGAAAGTACTCGCCAAATCATGTGGAGGTCAAAGCCGCAGGCGGGATCCGTGATTATGCAACCATGTTAAAGGTCCGCGAAATTGGGGTCAGTCGCGTGGGTGCGAGCCAAACCAAAATGATGCTGGACGAATGCCGATCCAAACTGGGCTTGCCAGCAATCGCGGTGCAAGACCGCCCGACAAGCAGCGGATATTGA